The Nocardia arthritidis genome has a window encoding:
- the hsaA gene encoding 3-hydroxy-9,10-secoandrosta-1,3,5(10)-triene-9,17-dione monooxygenase oxygenase subunit gives MTGYDRPVQSNERSSSDNTAESVLSAVDDLLPVLRDRAQETEDARRIPVASIKALRETGFFKLLRPRRFGGHEADPVTFYTAVRQLASACGSTGWVASVLGVPQWNLALYDPRAQADVWDADPDAHICSSYALTGTAIRVPGGYRLSGRWGFASGCDHASWALLGAKVIDDGAAVESATFLVPLPDFTIDDVWHTVGLRGTGSNDLLVEDVFVPEHRVLNSDAVTKCVTPGQAVNDAALYRIPFGAIHPNSITAAIIGMAQGGYEAHLAHQRGRVRVALPGDARRETGFTGTPFAEDSAALERIAQAASEIDAAWLQLTRNTNALLDIARRREPIPMLERARTRRDQVRGTERSIFAIDRLFENSGGRALRSDTALQRFWRDAHAGRAHAANDPERAYRMFGTAELAAPTTSPTAPAGQVHDR, from the coding sequence ATGACCGGATACGACCGTCCCGTCCAAAGCAACGAACGAAGCTCGAGCGACAACACCGCCGAGTCCGTGCTGTCCGCCGTCGACGATCTGCTGCCGGTGCTGCGCGACCGGGCTCAGGAGACCGAGGACGCGCGCCGCATCCCGGTCGCCTCGATCAAGGCATTGCGGGAGACCGGCTTCTTCAAACTGTTGCGGCCCAGGCGATTCGGTGGCCACGAGGCCGATCCGGTCACCTTCTACACCGCCGTCCGGCAGCTGGCGAGCGCGTGTGGCTCCACCGGTTGGGTGGCATCGGTGCTCGGCGTGCCGCAGTGGAACCTGGCGCTGTACGATCCCCGCGCACAGGCAGACGTGTGGGATGCGGACCCCGACGCCCACATCTGCTCGTCCTATGCCCTGACCGGCACCGCGATTCGAGTGCCCGGCGGGTACCGGCTCAGCGGCCGTTGGGGTTTCGCCTCCGGATGCGACCACGCGTCGTGGGCACTGCTGGGCGCCAAGGTGATCGACGACGGAGCCGCCGTGGAATCCGCCACCTTCCTTGTGCCGCTGCCCGATTTCACGATCGACGACGTGTGGCATACGGTCGGCCTCCGGGGCACCGGCAGCAACGACCTCCTCGTCGAGGATGTGTTCGTGCCGGAGCATCGGGTACTGAACTCGGACGCGGTCACCAAATGCGTCACACCCGGTCAGGCGGTCAATGACGCCGCGCTGTACCGGATTCCGTTCGGAGCGATCCACCCCAATTCGATCACCGCGGCCATCATCGGTATGGCGCAGGGCGGCTACGAGGCGCATCTGGCCCATCAGCGCGGCCGGGTGCGGGTCGCGCTGCCGGGCGACGCGCGCAGGGAAACCGGTTTCACCGGAACACCGTTCGCCGAGGATTCGGCGGCACTGGAGCGAATCGCGCAGGCCGCCAGCGAGATCGACGCGGCCTGGTTGCAGCTGACCCGGAATACGAACGCGCTGCTCGATATCGCGCGCCGACGCGAACCCATCCCGATGCTCGAACGAGCGCGGACCCGGCGCGATCAGGTGCGCGGCACCGAGCGGTCGATCTTCGCCATCGACCGGCTGTTCGAGAACTCCGGCGGGCGCGCGCTGCGGTCCGATACCGCGCTGCAGCGCTTCTGGCGCGACGCCCACGCCGGGCGGGCGCACGCCGCCAACGATCCCGAGCGGGCGTACCGGATGTTCGGCACCGCCGAATTGGCGGCTCCGACAACCAGTCCGACCGCTCCCGCCGGACAGGTGCACGACCGGTGA
- a CDS encoding class I SAM-dependent methyltransferase, which produces MSEQVTGVDAYAAAAEFYDLMATPYVAQVEPVLATLLSEVDTVAGPVVDIGAGTGLSTTMIADALPDAEVVAVEPAPAMRAVLLSRLAARKDLRERITVLPMGFLDTELPRRCAAVIALGVIGHFDPAARPRVWSTIAAALAPGGDAVVEIQRPGAVLAVPERRYTRARAGALHYEGWSRADPVDAESLVWRMTYRTYHEDRLLQEAVTEHRVWPANAERLAAEAESVGLRAVSADADTGLLRFTTERRTR; this is translated from the coding sequence ATGAGTGAGCAGGTGACCGGCGTGGACGCCTATGCCGCGGCGGCGGAGTTCTACGACCTGATGGCGACTCCCTATGTGGCACAGGTCGAACCGGTGCTCGCCACGCTGCTGAGCGAAGTGGATACCGTCGCGGGGCCGGTGGTAGACATCGGCGCGGGCACCGGTCTGTCGACGACCATGATCGCCGACGCGCTGCCCGACGCCGAGGTCGTCGCGGTCGAGCCCGCACCCGCCATGCGGGCGGTGCTGCTGTCACGGCTGGCCGCCCGCAAGGATCTGCGCGAGCGGATCACCGTGCTGCCCATGGGTTTTCTCGATACCGAGCTGCCGCGACGCTGTGCGGCGGTTATCGCGCTGGGAGTCATCGGCCATTTCGATCCCGCCGCCCGCCCCCGGGTGTGGTCGACCATCGCCGCGGCGCTCGCGCCGGGCGGCGATGCCGTCGTCGAGATTCAGCGTCCGGGCGCGGTGCTGGCGGTGCCCGAGCGCCGCTATACCCGCGCCCGCGCGGGTGCGCTGCACTACGAGGGCTGGAGCCGGGCCGACCCGGTGGACGCGGAATCCCTGGTGTGGCGCATGACCTATCGCACCTATCACGAGGACCGGCTGCTACAGGAGGCCGTCACCGAGCACCGGGTCTGGCCCGCGAACGCGGAGCGCCTCGCCGCCGAGGCCGAATCCGTCGGTCTGCGTGCCGTTTCCGCTGATGCCGACACCGGCCTGCTGCGATTCACCACAGAAAGGCGTACACGATGA
- a CDS encoding type I polyketide synthase, translated as MTDSIAIIGMACRFPGAANLAAFWDLISSGRTGLQRFSDEELAAAGVPESLRGHRNYVPVGGVIEDQDRFDPDHFGLTPADAALFDPQLRLLLECAWNALGDAGHSGGGGLGAVGVFTGASHSQYLESNLAAYRRAAAHDPIGLLQAQTGALTDYFPQQLAYRLNLTGPAVAVQATCATSLVAVHMAAQSLLSGECDAALAGGVSLIVPQGRGYLHVPDSIFAADGRTRTFGADASGMVHSQGVGVVVLRRLTEALADGDPIYAVLRGSAVNHDGAGKAGFTAPSVNGQARVIAEALAAAGVGADDVGLIEAHGTATALGDQIELSALAAVFADRSEPEPIAIGSVKSNIGHANSAAGIAALIKTALALEHRRIPATLYADPVHPDLARYQGLFEVAGHTRDWPDRQRPRIAGVSSFGIGGTNCHVVLEEPIGSERGEPDDRAQLFVVSGKSEQSCRAQLEQLAPDSPADYAFTLAGGAHTDSGWRAAAVWTGRSGEPDRVALRQLPSPRPGIVFAFPGAGAQYSGMGAGLYRDEPVFAAMIDECANAVKPVLDYDIRDLVTGVAPRHEADDVRYGQPALFAVSLATAATLRGFGIEPDAVLGHSLGEYAAAVTAGMLGAADAARLVAVRSRAVARTAPGAMLAVALGETDLRDVLADHPKVAIAAINAADSCVVSGPAAAIDDLTLVLTGVGIHTNRLRIDAALHSPAVAAAVDALRDAAARAALSPARLPLYSTLTGAAIRFADAEHWVRQLCEPVQFRTAIRAAAGAEPTIVVQIGPGATLASLARRNAPAGLTAAFTTLPGADENSAGDSDRAALLTAVGQLWCAGADFDAEALHRKRRRVRLPDYPFQRRRLWIDPPVDDPVQTTTQTAPGQADPTEHPDRHSPVFAAETFSTTADSGPEPIGIATNALDADRNGTPLGATAGPQAHSAEAGAPQRGSLAVTEQHTAPSGTLTMGEQLVANLWTELLGLPVSTPDADFFALGGNSMLATRMLDLLNDREQADIRLRELLTHSTVAAFAELIARRAPTATSPNPVVVQEQSVHKVVGSEATFPLTRVQHAYWVGRSGAFGLSDVSCHIYLEYDCHDLDLARYQLAWNRLIDRHDMLRAVITDDGRNRVLDRVPEYRVRRHDLTDLPPAERESALADLRRQLSHRVHRPDRWPLFDIRAACIDDTTTRIFFGIDALICDAASFLVLDRDLHAYYDDPDAALPPIRTGFPDYLTHLSTHTGTAEHQRAVDYWRERMDTIPGPPALPTRIRTQSRPWFARRGGQLSPAEWDTLRSRCAEHGVTPSAVLLTAYADVLAAWSGDERFALMLTLVDRPVTLPGIESAIGDFTTLLAHEVERGGESFAERAARTQRRLFEDIDHRGWSALDLLAEKSTKTGERQLLPVVFTSALDVGELVGGTSDLEWAGRIVHGVSQTPQVWLDHQAFVQAGALQLQWDVLETVLDADAADTAFDAYVTWLRRLVDDAGSWDTSGDGPNLAGSGADVTETVTEIWTQVLGIESASVTGDSTFVGLGGDSVLAVRMATLVRGRLGVAVPVVDLVGDQTLAQLVAYVGERRSGGMVASIDLVRQDDPDAPFALTPLQQAYWVGQQHGWALSYDSAHMYVDFRLAGADSSAVADSVRWQVNRQPMLRAIFLPDGTQQVLRADDPRLARLPLTEIDMRTASIGEIERMRAEIRAEMQRTGPDMDPWPFRMAALLLPGGELSLHIVTGLLVADGWSVQLMFTELFTHLDDPNTVLPPLTAHFGDYVATIDRQRSDPEWLAQRDWWWDRLDELPTAPRLPFTMPVEQARPDDLERRELWVSGERMAVLRERCTAYGVTPTTVFATCYAIALARLAGHRRFLLNVLYLNRLHLPRDLDHAIGPYAGTVLLEVDLPADADFVTLARTMQDATARMLDHGQVTGVEIARELGRRRRDTAPQAPVVFHSTLGLHPPGGTPAAIQLRDFYQRVRTPQVALDMQVFQWDWDDAVVVNLDAVAELFAPGVLDDLFAAIGAELTALIDNPESWSAAVELPPRERADEERPAATEPPVSGPAATDTERAVAAVWARMLEIDATTVTRSTDFFTVGGDSVLAIRMLNRLRTELGLHVTPREFLADPTLAATAAARHEPGPADCAVTLRDGTGDPLFLIHPTGGDVLCYLDLARKLDTVRPVIGIQDPALSGATGPEGIGELARLYETVLRSYQPSGPYVLGGWSMGGIVAHEVARRLRDAGDAIAVLILIDANIADRIADTDDLAFWSRYLSSLEAFLQVDLETAAAAARFESLSEAQRRAETDRILTEAGLAGRGDTGILRLREDAFRRHLRALGGHRTGRLDGDELETLIVRAELPAPRNSGIGMGVDDCTDLPDLGWGAHTGGRLEIRSVPAHHYALLTEPAVDAVARLVSRALAGSEVGAGRMSERSERIMGAAERRSVMPEPSASEAQA; from the coding sequence ATGACCGACAGTATCGCCATCATCGGCATGGCCTGCCGTTTCCCCGGCGCGGCGAATCTGGCCGCGTTCTGGGATCTGATCAGCTCCGGCCGTACCGGTTTGCAGCGGTTCAGCGACGAGGAACTGGCCGCGGCCGGTGTGCCCGAATCCCTGCGCGGGCATCGCAATTACGTGCCGGTCGGCGGTGTCATCGAGGATCAGGATCGCTTCGACCCCGACCACTTCGGGCTCACCCCCGCGGACGCGGCGCTGTTCGACCCACAGCTGCGCCTACTGCTCGAATGCGCGTGGAACGCCCTCGGCGATGCCGGGCACTCCGGCGGCGGCGGGCTCGGCGCGGTCGGCGTATTCACCGGGGCATCGCACAGCCAGTATCTGGAGTCCAACCTCGCCGCGTATCGCCGTGCGGCGGCGCATGATCCGATCGGATTGCTGCAGGCCCAAACCGGCGCGCTCACCGACTATTTCCCGCAGCAGCTGGCCTACCGGTTGAATCTCACCGGTCCCGCGGTGGCGGTGCAGGCCACCTGCGCCACCTCCCTGGTGGCTGTGCATATGGCGGCACAGTCGCTGCTGTCGGGGGAATGCGATGCCGCACTCGCCGGCGGTGTATCGCTGATCGTGCCGCAGGGGCGCGGCTATCTGCATGTACCGGATTCCATCTTCGCCGCCGACGGCCGCACCAGGACCTTCGGCGCGGACGCGTCGGGGATGGTGCACAGCCAGGGTGTCGGCGTGGTGGTGCTGCGCCGGTTGACCGAGGCGCTCGCCGACGGCGATCCGATCTACGCGGTGCTGCGCGGCAGTGCGGTGAACCATGACGGGGCGGGTAAGGCGGGCTTCACCGCACCGTCGGTCAACGGTCAGGCTCGGGTAATCGCCGAGGCACTCGCCGCCGCGGGTGTCGGGGCCGACGACGTCGGCCTCATCGAGGCGCACGGCACCGCGACCGCACTCGGCGATCAGATCGAATTATCGGCATTGGCAGCGGTTTTCGCCGATCGCTCAGAGCCCGAGCCGATTGCCATCGGCTCGGTGAAAAGCAATATCGGGCATGCCAATTCGGCCGCGGGCATCGCGGCATTGATCAAAACCGCGCTCGCGCTGGAACATCGCCGCATCCCTGCCACGCTGTACGCCGATCCTGTCCATCCGGACCTGGCCCGCTATCAGGGCCTTTTCGAGGTCGCCGGGCACACCCGCGACTGGCCCGACCGGCAGCGGCCCCGGATCGCGGGGGTGAGTTCCTTCGGGATCGGCGGCACCAATTGCCATGTCGTCCTGGAGGAACCGATCGGCTCCGAGCGGGGCGAGCCGGACGACCGCGCACAGCTGTTCGTGGTATCCGGCAAGTCCGAACAGAGCTGCCGGGCGCAGCTGGAGCAGCTGGCCCCGGACTCACCCGCCGACTACGCCTTCACGCTGGCAGGCGGCGCGCACACGGACAGCGGATGGCGCGCCGCGGCGGTGTGGACCGGGCGCTCGGGCGAACCCGACCGGGTGGCGCTGCGGCAGTTACCGTCGCCGCGACCCGGGATCGTCTTCGCCTTTCCCGGTGCGGGCGCACAGTATTCGGGCATGGGCGCGGGGCTGTACCGGGACGAGCCGGTCTTCGCCGCGATGATCGACGAATGCGCGAACGCCGTGAAACCGGTGCTGGACTACGACATTCGTGACCTCGTAACCGGCGTCGCGCCGCGGCACGAGGCCGACGATGTGCGCTACGGCCAGCCCGCGCTGTTCGCGGTATCGCTGGCCACGGCGGCGACCTTGCGCGGCTTCGGAATCGAGCCGGATGCGGTGCTCGGTCATAGCCTGGGCGAATACGCGGCCGCGGTGACGGCGGGGATGCTCGGCGCCGCCGACGCGGCACGGCTGGTGGCGGTCCGCTCCCGCGCGGTGGCGCGGACCGCACCCGGCGCGATGCTCGCCGTGGCGCTGGGTGAAACCGACCTGCGGGACGTGCTGGCCGACCATCCGAAGGTCGCGATCGCCGCGATCAACGCCGCCGATTCGTGCGTCGTGTCCGGTCCGGCCGCGGCAATCGACGATCTCACGCTCGTGTTGACGGGTGTCGGGATACACACCAATAGGCTGCGCATCGACGCCGCACTGCACTCCCCCGCCGTGGCGGCGGCCGTGGACGCGCTGCGCGACGCCGCAGCCCGGGCCGCCCTCTCGCCGGCTCGGCTTCCGCTGTACAGCACGCTCACCGGTGCGGCGATCCGGTTCGCCGATGCCGAGCACTGGGTGCGCCAGCTGTGCGAGCCTGTCCAATTCCGTACCGCGATCCGGGCGGCGGCGGGCGCCGAGCCCACCATCGTGGTTCAGATCGGTCCCGGTGCCACCCTCGCCTCGCTCGCCCGGCGGAATGCTCCGGCCGGACTGACGGCCGCATTCACCACCCTGCCCGGAGCCGATGAGAACAGCGCGGGCGATTCCGACCGTGCCGCGCTGCTCACCGCCGTGGGCCAACTGTGGTGCGCGGGAGCCGATTTCGATGCCGAGGCACTGCATCGGAAGCGTCGGCGAGTCCGGCTGCCCGACTACCCTTTCCAGCGCCGCCGACTATGGATCGATCCACCTGTCGATGATCCCGTCCAGACGACCACGCAAACCGCGCCAGGGCAGGCCGACCCGACCGAGCATCCCGATCGTCACTCCCCGGTATTCGCTGCCGAAACCTTCTCCACCACGGCAGATTCCGGCCCAGAACCCATCGGAATCGCGACGAACGCACTCGATGCGGACCGCAACGGGACACCGCTCGGCGCGACAGCCGGACCGCAGGCGCACTCGGCCGAAGCCGGTGCGCCGCAACGCGGATCTCTCGCCGTAACAGAGCAGCACACGGCCCCGAGTGGGACACTGACCATGGGCGAACAGCTGGTCGCGAATCTGTGGACGGAGCTGCTCGGGCTGCCGGTGTCGACGCCGGACGCGGATTTCTTCGCGCTGGGCGGGAATTCGATGCTCGCCACCCGCATGCTCGATCTGCTCAACGATCGCGAACAAGCCGACATCCGGCTGCGTGAGCTGCTCACGCATTCGACCGTCGCCGCCTTCGCGGAGCTGATCGCTCGCCGTGCTCCTACGGCTACCTCACCGAATCCTGTTGTGGTGCAGGAACAGTCGGTGCACAAAGTGGTCGGAAGCGAGGCGACCTTCCCGTTGACCCGCGTGCAGCACGCCTACTGGGTCGGCCGTTCCGGGGCCTTCGGGCTGAGCGATGTCTCATGTCACATCTACCTCGAATACGACTGCCACGACCTCGATCTCGCGCGCTACCAGCTGGCATGGAACCGGCTCATCGACCGCCACGACATGCTGCGCGCGGTGATCACCGACGACGGTCGCAATCGCGTGCTCGATCGGGTGCCCGAATATCGGGTCCGGCGGCACGATCTCACCGATCTGCCACCCGCGGAGCGGGAGAGCGCGCTGGCGGACCTGCGGCGGCAGCTGTCGCATCGGGTGCACCGGCCGGATCGATGGCCGCTCTTCGATATTCGCGCGGCGTGCATCGACGACACCACTACCCGCATTTTCTTCGGCATCGACGCGCTCATCTGCGATGCGGCCAGCTTCCTTGTGCTCGACCGCGACCTCCATGCCTACTATGACGACCCGGATGCGGCGCTGCCGCCGATCCGAACCGGCTTCCCGGACTACCTCACCCACCTGTCCACCCACACGGGCACAGCCGAACATCAACGGGCAGTGGACTATTGGCGGGAACGGATGGATACCATCCCCGGACCGCCCGCGCTGCCGACGCGTATCCGGACCCAATCCCGCCCCTGGTTCGCCCGCCGCGGCGGGCAGCTGTCCCCTGCTGAGTGGGACACCCTCCGCAGCCGCTGCGCCGAGCACGGTGTGACGCCGTCCGCGGTGCTGCTCACCGCCTACGCCGATGTGCTGGCCGCCTGGTCCGGCGACGAGCGGTTCGCGCTGATGCTGACCCTGGTCGACCGGCCGGTGACCTTGCCGGGAATCGAGTCCGCCATAGGCGATTTCACCACTCTGCTGGCGCACGAGGTCGAGCGCGGCGGCGAGTCCTTCGCCGAGCGGGCCGCTCGCACACAGCGGCGCCTGTTCGAAGACATCGATCACCGCGGCTGGTCGGCCCTGGACCTGTTGGCCGAGAAGTCGACGAAGACCGGTGAGCGGCAACTACTTCCGGTGGTATTCACCAGCGCCCTGGATGTCGGCGAACTGGTCGGCGGCACTTCCGATCTGGAATGGGCCGGGCGAATCGTGCACGGCGTCAGCCAGACTCCGCAGGTCTGGCTGGACCACCAGGCCTTCGTGCAGGCGGGAGCCCTGCAACTGCAGTGGGACGTGCTGGAAACCGTGCTGGACGCCGACGCCGCCGATACCGCGTTCGACGCGTACGTGACCTGGCTGCGCCGTCTCGTGGACGACGCGGGCAGCTGGGACACATCCGGCGACGGCCCGAACCTGGCCGGAAGCGGCGCGGACGTGACCGAGACCGTGACGGAGATCTGGACCCAGGTCCTCGGCATCGAATCCGCGAGTGTCACCGGCGATTCCACCTTCGTCGGTCTCGGCGGCGACTCGGTGCTCGCGGTGCGGATGGCCACCCTGGTGCGCGGGCGGCTCGGCGTCGCGGTCCCGGTGGTCGACCTGGTCGGCGATCAGACCCTGGCGCAGTTGGTGGCCTATGTCGGTGAACGGCGGTCCGGCGGCATGGTCGCGAGCATCGACCTTGTGCGGCAAGACGATCCGGACGCGCCGTTCGCGCTCACCCCGCTGCAGCAGGCGTATTGGGTCGGTCAGCAGCACGGTTGGGCGCTGAGCTACGACTCCGCGCACATGTACGTCGATTTCCGCTTGGCGGGCGCCGATTCGAGCGCCGTCGCGGATTCGGTGCGCTGGCAGGTGAATCGGCAACCCATGCTGCGGGCGATCTTCCTGCCCGACGGCACACAGCAGGTGCTGCGGGCGGACGATCCGCGCCTGGCCCGGCTGCCGCTCACCGAGATCGATATGCGGACGGCATCGATCGGCGAGATCGAGCGTATGCGCGCCGAAATCCGCGCCGAAATGCAGCGCACCGGCCCCGACATGGATCCATGGCCGTTCCGGATGGCGGCGCTGCTGCTGCCGGGCGGGGAACTCAGCCTGCATATCGTCACCGGTCTGCTGGTGGCCGACGGCTGGTCGGTACAGCTGATGTTCACCGAACTGTTCACCCACCTCGATGATCCCAACACCGTATTGCCACCGCTCACCGCGCATTTCGGCGACTATGTGGCGACCATCGACCGGCAGCGCTCCGACCCGGAGTGGCTGGCACAGCGCGACTGGTGGTGGGACCGGCTCGACGAGCTGCCCACCGCGCCGCGTCTGCCCTTCACCATGCCGGTCGAGCAGGCCCGCCCGGATGATCTGGAACGTCGCGAGCTGTGGGTCTCCGGCGAGCGGATGGCGGTGCTGCGGGAGCGGTGCACCGCCTACGGCGTCACCCCCACAACGGTTTTCGCCACCTGCTACGCCATCGCCCTCGCGCGGCTCGCCGGACATCGCCGGTTCCTGCTGAATGTGCTGTACCTCAACCGTTTACATCTGCCCCGTGATCTCGACCACGCCATCGGCCCGTACGCCGGGACGGTGTTGCTCGAGGTGGATCTGCCCGCCGACGCCGATTTCGTAACCCTGGCAAGGACCATGCAGGACGCGACGGCACGCATGCTCGACCACGGTCAGGTCACCGGCGTGGAGATCGCGCGCGAACTCGGCCGCCGTCGTCGCGATACCGCACCGCAGGCGCCGGTGGTCTTCCACAGCACGCTCGGACTGCATCCGCCGGGCGGCACGCCCGCCGCAATCCAGCTGCGGGACTTCTATCAGCGGGTGCGCACGCCGCAGGTAGCGCTGGATATGCAGGTGTTCCAATGGGATTGGGACGACGCGGTGGTGGTCAACCTGGACGCGGTCGCCGAATTGTTCGCACCGGGCGTACTCGACGACCTCTTCGCCGCCATCGGCGCCGAACTCACCGCGCTGATCGACAATCCCGAATCCTGGTCGGCGGCAGTGGAATTGCCGCCGCGCGAGCGAGCCGACGAGGAACGGCCCGCCGCCACCGAACCGCCGGTGAGCGGGCCCGCGGCCACCGACACCGAACGCGCGGTCGCCGCGGTGTGGGCGCGCATGCTGGAAATCGACGCGACAACTGTGACACGATCGACCGATTTCTTCACCGTGGGCGGTGATTCGGTGCTGGCGATCCGAATGTTGAACCGGCTCCGTACCGAACTCGGACTGCACGTCACACCGCGCGAATTCCTGGCCGACCCAACGCTCGCGGCGACGGCGGCGGCTCGGCATGAGCCGGGGCCCGCGGACTGCGCCGTCACCTTGCGTGATGGCACCGGGGATCCGCTGTTCCTGATCCACCCCACCGGCGGTGACGTGCTCTGCTACCTGGATCTGGCGCGCAAGCTGGACACCGTGCGGCCGGTGATCGGCATCCAGGATCCGGCCCTGTCCGGCGCGACCGGACCGGAGGGCATCGGTGAGCTGGCGCGGCTCTACGAAACCGTGCTTCGGTCGTATCAGCCCTCGGGGCCTTATGTTCTCGGCGGCTGGTCGATGGGCGGCATCGTCGCGCACGAGGTCGCCCGCCGACTCCGCGATGCCGGTGACGCGATCGCCGTGCTGATCCTGATCGACGCCAATATCGCCGACCGCATCGCGGACACCGACGATCTCGCCTTCTGGTCACGCTATCTCAGCTCACTGGAAGCATTCCTGCAGGTCGACCTCGAAACGGCCGCCGCCGCAGCGCGATTCGAGTCGCTGTCCGAGGCCCAGCGGCGCGCCGAGACCGACCGGATACTGACCGAGGCCGGGCTGGCCGGGCGGGGCGATACCGGAATACTGCGGCTGCGCGAGGACGCCTTCCGCAGGCACCTGCGGGCGCTCGGCGGCCACCGCACCGGCCGCCTCGACGGCGATGAGCTCGAAACACTGATCGTGCGTGCGGAATTGCCCGCGCCGCGCAACTCCGGAATCGGGATGGGCGTGGACGATTGCACTGACCTTCCGGATCTGGGCTGGGGTGCGCACACCGGCGGCCGCCTCGAAATCCGTTCGGTCCCGGCGCATCACTATGCCCTGCTCACGGAACCGGCCGTCGATGCCGTGGCGCGACTGGTTTCCCGGGCGCTGGCCGGTTCCGAGGTGGGGGCCGGGCGCATGAGTGAGCGCAGCGAACGAATCATGGGCGCAGCTGAGCGTCGCTCAGTCATGCCGGAGCCGAGCGCCAGCGAGGCGCAGGCATGA
- a CDS encoding class I SAM-dependent methyltransferase: MNDEVIALLKGHPWVGDARWSPDRKTVAVQPAASAIAVRPMPGPLLAEHLAHWQHVYEFVYSADRDRHRDDLDLSGWRASDTGAPFPQEHMLEWIEHAVGLALRGKPRIVLEIGCGSGLLAHRIQPHVQAYIGLDVAAPVVARLRAQLAPGAQVLRAAAHELATPPVRAALRTADPDHPDPDCIVLNSVTQCFPNREYLTAVVGDALDLVAAGGTVVVGDIRNLASAPEFARWLETTRNPGLPESDLAARITRRLATDEELLCAPQVFAHIADAHRRAVRTTVYAKPFRMVTELTRYRYDIVYTVDAPPPPPDRSLAWAESAGTVEQRLGTLPDRITRVTGIPNALLASAESDAVTPAQLATAAPVGWTVQLDSADGSRLAVCAPEHSAEAALSSDNTADGCNDPFTRFVRRRLPEVLTDHLARELPATLAPRIVVTEEPDRS, from the coding sequence GTGAACGACGAGGTCATAGCGCTGTTGAAGGGGCACCCGTGGGTCGGCGACGCGCGGTGGAGCCCGGACCGCAAGACGGTCGCGGTGCAACCGGCCGCCTCGGCGATCGCGGTGCGGCCGATGCCGGGACCGCTGCTTGCCGAACATCTCGCGCATTGGCAGCACGTCTACGAGTTCGTGTACTCCGCCGACCGCGACCGCCACCGCGACGATCTCGACCTGTCCGGTTGGCGGGCCTCCGACACCGGCGCGCCCTTTCCGCAGGAGCATATGCTCGAATGGATCGAGCACGCCGTCGGCCTGGCGCTGCGTGGCAAACCACGTATCGTCCTCGAAATCGGCTGCGGCAGTGGGCTGCTCGCACACCGCATCCAACCGCACGTCCAGGCGTACATCGGGCTCGACGTGGCCGCGCCGGTGGTCGCGCGACTTCGGGCGCAGCTCGCTCCCGGCGCACAGGTACTGCGGGCAGCGGCACATGAGCTCGCGACACCGCCCGTGCGCGCCGCATTGCGCACGGCCGATCCCGACCACCCCGACCCGGATTGCATCGTGCTCAACAGCGTCACCCAGTGCTTCCCGAACCGGGAGTATTTGACCGCCGTGGTCGGCGACGCGCTCGACCTGGTCGCCGCGGGTGGAACCGTGGTCGTCGGCGATATCCGAAATCTCGCCAGCGCACCCGAATTCGCCCGCTGGCTGGAAACGACCCGCAACCCCGGACTACCCGAATCCGACCTGGCGGCGCGCATCACCCGCCGGCTCGCAACCGACGAGGAATTGCTGTGCGCACCACAGGTTTTCGCGCACATTGCCGACGCACACCGGCGCGCGGTGCGTACTACCGTTTACGCCAAGCCATTTCGAATGGTCACCGAGCTCACCCGCTACCGCTACGACATCGTCTACACCGTCGACGCTCCCCCACCGCCACCCGACCGGTCGCTCGCCTGGGCGGAATCGGCCGGAACGGTCGAGCAACGGCTCGGCACGCTGCCGGACCGGATCACTCGGGTGACCGGCATCCCCAACGCCCTCTTGGCGAGCGCGGAATCCGACGCGGTCACCCCCGCGCAACTGGCCACCGCGGCGCCGGTCGGCTGGACGGTGCAACTCGACTCGGCCGACGGCAGCCGTCTTGCCGTCTGCGCACCCGAGCACTCGGCCGAAGCGGCTTTGTCCAGCGATAACACGGCGGACGGCTGCAACGACCCCTTCACCCGTTTCGTGCGGCGGCGGCTACCCGAGGTATTGACCGATCACCTCGCCCGGGAGCTGCCCGCCACCCTCGCGCCCCGCATCGTGGTCACCGAGGAGCCCGATCGATCATGA